In a genomic window of Verrucomicrobiia bacterium:
- a CDS encoding DUF485 domain-containing protein, which yields MQPPETSRSDALHSEAFLRTLMRRQLRLSVACALTFLGALLGLPLLNYFLPDLMATRVGGFTLTWLILGVLFFPFVWLIAWLFIRRSIALEDAEVREARSTARQSLTTGH from the coding sequence GTGCAGCCCCCCGAAACCTCCCGTAGCGATGCCCTCCACTCGGAGGCCTTCCTGCGCACGCTGATGCGACGACAACTCCGCCTGTCGGTAGCCTGCGCCCTCACCTTCCTGGGTGCGCTCCTCGGATTGCCCCTGCTCAACTACTTCCTGCCGGACCTCATGGCGACGCGGGTTGGCGGCTTCACCCTGACGTGGCTCATCCTGGGCGTCCTCTTCTTCCCCTTCGTCTGGCTCATCGCCTGGCTCTTCATTCGCCGCAGCATCGCCCTTGAGGACGCCGAAGTCCGCGAAGCACGTTCCACCGCCCGCCAATCACTGACCACTGGCCACTGA
- a CDS encoding YifB family Mg chelatase-like AAA ATPase yields MLAQIRAATVQGVEASPVEVEVDSSFGTTTIVIVGLPDAAVKESRDRVLTAVTNSGFKFPMGRTTINLAPADSRKEGPSFDLPIGLGILAATEQIQPRSLQEYVMVGELALTGAVRPVRGVLPIALHARARGCRGVLVPCENASEAAVVSGLDVIPVGNLREAAFFLEGVVELAPVRVDVAALFAQPPPDDVDLADVRGQESVKRALEIAAAGGHNLLLIGPPGTGKSMLARRLPTILPPLTLEEALETTQIHSICGQLPTGCALVTTRPFRSPHHTASDAGLLGGSMNPTPGEVSLAHHGVLFLDELPEFRRSVLETMRQPLEEGRVTISRAAGTMTFPSQFMLVAAMNPTPDGKMPAESRSSPKEIQNYLGRISGPLLDRIDLHIEVPPVKFTDLSRAAPGETSSVVRARVTAARECQQRRFRGGRVTCNARMGPRELKQHVRLDTTTITLLGHAVNDLHLSARAHDRILKVARTIADLAGEDAVGSDHVFEAVQYRSLDRQLWT; encoded by the coding sequence GTGCTCGCCCAGATTCGTGCCGCCACGGTGCAGGGAGTCGAAGCCTCACCGGTGGAAGTCGAGGTGGATTCCAGCTTCGGGACCACCACGATCGTCATCGTCGGGCTGCCCGATGCCGCCGTGAAGGAGTCCCGCGACCGGGTGCTCACGGCCGTCACCAACTCCGGATTCAAATTCCCGATGGGCCGCACGACCATCAACCTGGCCCCGGCGGACTCGCGGAAGGAGGGTCCCAGCTTCGATCTCCCCATCGGTCTCGGCATCCTCGCCGCAACCGAACAGATTCAACCCCGCAGTCTGCAGGAGTACGTCATGGTCGGCGAACTGGCCCTCACCGGCGCCGTCCGACCGGTCCGCGGTGTCCTGCCCATCGCACTGCACGCACGGGCCCGGGGCTGTCGCGGTGTGCTCGTGCCCTGCGAGAACGCCTCCGAGGCGGCGGTGGTCTCGGGACTCGACGTCATCCCGGTGGGAAACCTGCGCGAAGCCGCATTCTTCCTGGAGGGCGTGGTGGAGCTCGCCCCAGTGCGGGTGGATGTCGCCGCGCTCTTTGCACAACCGCCACCGGACGACGTGGACCTTGCCGACGTGCGCGGCCAGGAGTCGGTGAAGCGCGCCCTCGAAATCGCCGCGGCCGGCGGCCACAACCTGCTCCTCATCGGACCGCCGGGAACGGGCAAGAGCATGCTGGCCCGGCGGCTGCCGACCATTCTCCCGCCGCTGACACTGGAGGAGGCCCTCGAAACAACCCAGATCCACAGCATCTGCGGTCAGTTGCCGACCGGATGCGCCCTGGTCACCACCCGCCCGTTCCGTTCCCCCCATCACACCGCCAGCGATGCCGGCCTGCTCGGCGGCAGCATGAATCCGACACCCGGGGAGGTGTCCCTGGCCCACCACGGCGTGCTTTTCCTCGACGAACTGCCCGAGTTCCGCCGCTCCGTGCTGGAAACCATGCGGCAACCGCTGGAGGAAGGGCGGGTGACGATCTCCCGGGCGGCCGGCACCATGACCTTTCCTTCCCAGTTCATGCTGGTCGCCGCGATGAATCCAACGCCGGACGGCAAGATGCCCGCCGAAAGCCGATCCTCCCCCAAGGAAATCCAAAACTACCTCGGAAGGATTTCAGGCCCCCTGCTGGACCGCATTGATCTGCACATCGAGGTGCCGCCTGTGAAGTTCACCGACCTCAGCCGCGCCGCGCCCGGAGAGACCAGCAGCGTCGTCCGCGCCCGCGTCACCGCGGCGCGCGAGTGCCAGCAGCGCCGGTTCCGCGGCGGAAGAGTCACCTGCAATGCCCGCATGGGCCCCCGGGAACTCAAGCAACACGTCCGCCTCGATACGACGACCATCACCCTCCTGGGACACGCCGTAAACGACCTGCACCTCAGTGCACGCGCCCACGACCGCATCCTCAAGGTCGCCCGCACCATCGCCGACCTCGCCGGCGAGGATGCCGTCGGCTCCGACCACGTGTTTGAAGCCGTCCAGTACCGCTCCCTCGACCGGCAGCTCTGGACCTGA
- a CDS encoding VCBS repeat-containing protein, with translation MKRFLPFVLSLGFVAAQAADTPEPRFRAVTVDDQIAIGYGLAIADVDGDGRPDIVLADKSQVVWYRNPGWEKFVIAEQLTPLDNVCVAAADVDGDGKAEIAVGAGWNPGDTVNSGALFYLLPPADRTQRWEPIALPHEPTMHRIQWARDWQGQMTLLSVPLHGRGNDPAKGEGAGVRIQRYRPPGDPSQPWEVTTLDESLNKTHNFDVVAWDDDPAPEVLVGARQGVFLLDWSRESRSNVRIPIASDVGGGAGEVRMGRLGSGRFVAAVEPMHGNTLALYRPSPAGGTNLWTRRVLDEALVDGHALVCGDFLGIGRDQVVVGWRAMNRPGVRVGIKMYIPEDDQGARWREVLLDDNGMACEDLRAADLDGDGHLDLIAAGRATKNVKIYLNER, from the coding sequence ATGAAACGGTTCCTACCCTTCGTGCTGTCGCTCGGATTCGTTGCAGCCCAGGCCGCGGACACGCCCGAGCCGCGATTCCGTGCGGTGACCGTGGATGACCAGATTGCAATCGGGTACGGCCTCGCGATTGCCGACGTGGATGGGGACGGACGTCCGGACATCGTCCTTGCCGACAAATCGCAGGTCGTCTGGTACCGCAACCCCGGCTGGGAGAAGTTTGTGATCGCCGAGCAGTTGACGCCGCTCGACAACGTCTGTGTGGCGGCGGCCGACGTGGACGGCGATGGCAAGGCGGAGATCGCGGTCGGAGCCGGGTGGAATCCCGGCGACACGGTGAACAGCGGAGCGCTGTTCTACCTGCTGCCGCCTGCGGACCGCACTCAGCGGTGGGAGCCGATCGCGTTGCCCCATGAGCCGACCATGCACCGGATTCAGTGGGCCAGGGACTGGCAGGGGCAAATGACCCTGCTTTCGGTACCGTTGCATGGGCGGGGAAATGACCCGGCCAAGGGCGAGGGCGCCGGCGTGCGCATCCAGCGGTACCGCCCGCCCGGGGACCCGAGCCAACCTTGGGAGGTGACGACGCTCGATGAGTCCCTGAACAAGACGCACAATTTCGATGTGGTGGCCTGGGACGACGATCCGGCGCCGGAGGTGCTCGTGGGCGCCCGGCAGGGGGTGTTCCTTCTCGACTGGTCCAGGGAATCGCGATCCAACGTCCGGATTCCCATCGCGAGTGATGTCGGGGGCGGGGCCGGGGAGGTCCGGATGGGGCGCCTGGGATCCGGCCGATTTGTGGCGGCGGTGGAGCCCATGCATGGCAATACCCTGGCGTTGTACCGGCCGTCCCCAGCGGGCGGCACGAATTTGTGGACGCGCCGGGTGCTCGATGAAGCCTTGGTGGACGGCCACGCGCTGGTGTGCGGGGACTTCCTCGGGATTGGGCGGGACCAGGTTGTCGTGGGCTGGCGGGCGATGAACCGACCCGGAGTCCGGGTCGGCATCAAGATGTACATCCCCGAGGACGATCAGGGAGCGCGGTGGCGGGAGGTGTTGCTCGATGACAACGGCATGGCCTGCGAGGATCTCAGGGCGGCGGATCTGGACGGGGATGGACACCTCGACCTCATCGCCGCCGGGCGGGCGACGAAGAACGTGAAGATCTACCTGAACGAGCGGTAG